The nucleotide sequence agcTTTTCTTCAACCTGAACTCATGCACTAAAGAGATGCACTTTATCTGAGAGCCACAGCATGCTGTGTACATTAAAGGACACTGACACCTGGTGGTTGTGTGAAGGATTAGCACATTTTCTTGACAAAATGCCTGATATTACATCAATATCACCAAGAatctgttaaaaataataataaccgCTGCTGAAatgagaaatatgtttttttctatttccatgtgttttcttaatttgcagtgcatTGATCTCTCTCAGCCACCGTACAAACAGaatttataatataatagttATTGCTCACAGGTGCACTGACATCTGATCACCACAAGGGGGTGGAGGCAGACAAACTAAGCCCAGACTGacctgacgtgtgtgtgtgtgtgtgtgtgtgtgtgtgtgtgtgtgtgtgtgtgtgtgtgtatgtgtgtgctgaACACTGCTGATAATGTCACTAAGCTCTGATGCACAGCGTCTGCCAAGTGACCTTGATGCTCTTTACTCCCCATTCTCACCCCAACACCATTCCAACAACGCAGCTCATCCAGAACCATTAGGGAGCAGCGGGCCAGATAACGTGGGCCAACCAAAAGTGTTCTGCGGtggagtgtttgtgtggctCGCTGTTGTGTCCAGAGGCTACTGTTGTGTGTGGATGCATTGGTCTGGCAGCGCTCGTGCATTCTGCTGGGTTCACAGGGTTCCTCACAAGACCACATGCGGAATGGAGAAGGCCGCGTCTGGACCTGTGGCTcaacaatgagtgtgtgtgggtgagacagagagaacaagggggagacaacagagagagaggaggacaagcaGAGGAATGcaaagtgatgtgtgtgtgagagagagagagagagagagagagagagaacaggagaaaggggaaagtgtgtgtgtgcagagacagaaacacacaggtaGGAAGTGATAGTAACAGAAaggataaatatgaaatattaaggCGGACGGCGCAGCAGGAAGTAGTAGAAAACAATagattcaataaaaaagaatgGATGACAGAGAGAAATCTCATGAAATACCAGAAGCCAAAGCATGAAATCATTTATATTGCTCCTCCGCGGGTCCAAAATAGTCTATATTCTCTGGCAGGCATTGTAATAAACATTAATCAGAGATGGTGTCGCGTGTTACAGATGGCCTGACCTAAATTACCACACTGTAAATCACTGGAAACCCTGTGAAGTTTGTAAATATTTCTTTTATCCACATTCTTTCATCAGGGTCAGAGTCAGTCTCTGTTTATTTCAGCTGTAACCTTAATGTAAGATGATGTCATTTCATATCTTGGGTCCATAAAAGTGAGTTTGAGtgttttaaataattacatgttttatgtattgactcatatatttatgttgcgacggcacacacacacacacacacacacacacacacacacacacacacacacacacacacacacacactcacactcacacacacacattcagtcatGTCAAGTACATGCATATGCACCCTTTCAATCTTTTGCTGCCTCACCTCTTACTCTGttactgtcaaacacacacacacactctctctctctctctctccacatctcGGTGTAGAGCAGCATTAATTCTATAGcagatgaatgaatgttttCAGCGGAGCGCCCCTCCTGGGAGTTTGGGAGCGAAGTGAGAGCGTTGCTATTTCAGCtgcagtgggagagagagagaggggggaagcCCACCACGGTCCGACCGCAGGGAGAGGGCCCgctgctgctggggctgcaGGCCGAGGCCCCTGCTACTGACCCAGAGAGCAGACAGTAAACCCTGGGTTTATGGAAGTTCAGAATGCGGTGGGTCCCCTGATGTGAGGGCCCTTGTATCACATTTACAGAAGCAGGTTAAACGGCAGAGGGAGGATATTACACACGTCTATAGAGACGGCTGCATCTCAACAAGGGCCAGCGGTGGAATGTAACTCCTATATTTCCATTTCATGCAACTTTATAACATTTCAGGGAGATTCGTTACATTTCCACTCTGCTTCTAGATTCAGAAGTATTAGAGGTCCAGAGAGATAAACATACCAATTATTTTGCAAAGAGTAAAATCCAAAATGTGACTATAAATATAAGTTGCAGAatctttttctgctgctgtcatcTCACATGCCGAGGATTTATCTTGTGACCCTTTAACGGAGGCCCAACCCAAGTTGGAAGCCACTGGTCtaaactaaatgtaaatataaagtagttACACTAGTTCCACCTCAGAAACATGTCACTGAGGCATCAGCATTAACTTTCCGATAAATAACATTGTGTATAATACATCAGTCACATGTGACTTTTTTTGCATACAACAAGGACTTTGGACATCGTAAATACAGTTGGCTGACTTTTACCCTTAGTGGAGTAGTTTTACATTGTGGTATCTGTATTTCTGAGTATGTCTACAGGGAGGATAGCCCATATAAGTTGTAGTGTTAACTGCAATACCATGACTGAGTGAGAGATCTGTCTCTTCAGTCTCAGACTCACCTGAGGCCTGAAAGCCAAGAGAAAACCCACCAGAGTCATCACAAGGGGattcactgaaaacacacagaatcgATGTTGGCTTGGCCGGTGTTTGGTAAATTacaagaagagtgtgtgtgtgtgtgtgtgtgtgtgtgtgtctcccccTGTGGAAAGTCTGTCTTGTCTGTatccaggggggggggggggggggggggggggggggggggacaggcCTGGTGGTGATTAGCTACTGTTTTCCACTTGTCCCACAGCTCCCACTGAAAATGACCAGATGACAAAAGGTAAAAAACTTCCCCTGTTTCCATTATGGAATTTGCTGCCCGGAGAGGAAACGGTGACGACAAGTTTCAGGGGGTTTGGATGTAACAGAgagttggtttgtgttttaatccCCCCACGGAGTCACCTGTGAACAGTTAGACTCCGGCAGGAGAGAATGGGGCCACTTTTTGCTGCGTGGCCCCACAGAGAAGGAAGTTCTGGTTTAACTTAATATGTTATTGACCGAGGTCTGTTACCAAGAGGAACAGTGGAGCAACAGGCTGTTACAGTAGAacatgtttcctctctgagaATGAAAGGAATAATGTTAAAGGGACTGGAGGCTATTTATAAAGTGATTTTTATTGACCACTCAAGACATGTTTTACTCTGCTCGTCAGCTACACACACTTTTTGGGGCTCAGTATCTTGCtcgagacactttggcatgcaaaGGGGCAGGTGATTAAAACCTTCAaccttctgattagtggacgacccactctactccctgagccacagccttATTCATAAAGTTAAACATGATGGTGAATTAAGGTAATGTGTCTGAGAGTattcttttaaatctaaaataaaaatgtttttgagatGGAATTTTCCTGCATTTACTTGGAATGACATGCTTTTAGATGTATTCCTCAACTTATTGCCTGTTATTGGTCTCTGTCATTAATATTACCattattattcatgtatttgaaccatttgttttcttgttctgcAACACTTTGTACTTCTTGTTAAAAGTGCACAAGAAGCAATTATCAATGTAATTTAATGCTAAAAAATGATTGattattctaataataataataataattgtatttcaCTCCTATGTTAATGATGTAATCATGATGTAATCAGAATCACACAAAGGTCAGCTCTCACAATCCTGAACTATATAGTTTCCATTCACACCACAACTCTCCGCCTACTCCTCCATCTTagaatcacattttattttgtaggtcatattccttcatatttttcttttggccTTGCAGTTTCAGCGGGCTGCAGCCCCCTCAGCACCCCCACTCCCAGCATCCTTGAATGTCTGTACATTATAGCCGTTAAAGCAGATGTTATATCATAAGATATATTTTAAAGTAACAGTTAATATAAATTTACTATACTGGGGACAGTAAACAATAAAGATTATGCAGGACTTTTACTGGATTGTGTGCTTTTGCTGCGGAAAAGAGactttctgtgcatgtgtgtgtcacagggtCTCACTTTTAACTTGCTGATCACAACACTGACGTAAAGAAATGAAGTTTTTGCTCAGATTATACAGAACAGGCTCAGGTTCTGCCGCGCACGACTCCAGGACGCGCGCAAAGGTCCCTGGCACAAACGAATGTGGGCCGGTTCCATGTGTGGAGGGGCGTGGTCGGGCCGGTGGGGGGGGCGGCTCTCTCGCACCGCAGCCAAGCTGAGGATAAAAATGTGGATAAGTGATGCTCGTGCAGCTTCGGAGCGAGAATCCCGAAAGAGGAGAGACTTGAACTTTGTCTGTCAGCAGGCTGGTGAAAACGGATCGAGCGCCTCTGTGATTTACGCACCAGACTTCAGCCAGCGACTGCTCACTGCTCCACCTGAGCTCCACAACTCTGAAGACggatttttaaaagtttttttattcttcataaTCTCTTCCTGCTGCAGACGTCTTCTCACAGCCAGATCTCTGTCAGCATCTGGAGGAGAGGGCTCTGATCCAATTCATTAAAAGGTAAATTATCTCCAGAGTTAAATCACACCACTCAGTTTTCCATTTCCATGTGCATTACACGTCTACAATCTTCCATTAGGTATTGGCTCGTTTTGTCAGCACTGCAGCACGCATACCAAAGAAGTACCaaagtatacacacatacagcagtGTGAGTACATTAGCTGCATGATGAATCATTCTGTGCACTTAACTGCCTCCTCTTCTTATGTGATTTGAAGCTTTTCTATCCTTACTTAGGAAAAAAGTTGTGAAATATTCAAGGAAGTTCCACACTTGCAGGAATGTCTCTCACCCCCAGCCTGCCAGCTCACCCTCAGTGAACCGCAGTATCTGCAGGCCAATGTTCTGTCCACACCGAGCTCAGTATTGACCCAAGTTATTCATCGATTTGATGCAGAACAGTTATTTCAGCTTCGCTCTCTCCCCCCGGCTCTTTTTCCAGCTCATAGACCGAGACACCTTCTTCCTGCCCAGCCTGATTCAATCTGAGAGCATCACCACCGTCACTGCCAAGAATGTGTCGTGAATCCCTGCACTGGCTGAGGGGCGCgtccctgctcctgctgctccaggcCGCCACCTCCATGGTGATGCTCCCCAACTCCACGGGCTGGCAGCAGATCCTGGACAAGTATCTGGACGAGGACGGGGACTGGTGGGAGGCCAAGCAGAGGGGGAAGAGGGCCATCACCGACAGCGACGCTCAGCTCATCCTGGACCTCCACAACAAGCTCAGAGGCCAGGTGTACCCGCCCTCGTCCAATATGGAGTACATGGTAGGTGGATGGAGGATGCAGAGGGAGGTGTCGGACGTGCACCTTCAAAATGATTCCAAAAGTTTGATGGAATTTATGTGTTAAAACTCTTTGACCCCATTCTGAACTCCCGAGAGTTCTGCACGCTTGTGCTCCGTAGAGTTCAGGACTGACCCAGTCACCTGACCACTCTGGCACTTGTTCCACTTGACTCACTCATGAGCAGCATGCCAACATCTAAggaccttcacacacacacacacacacacacaagaaagttTATACCCATGTGACTTTTGGTTGTTTTGCCAGAAGAGAAGAATTCCACTGACTTGCCAATGATCACATTACTACTCTGGTTTTTTTACTCATGCTAACAGATTTGTTTGACTTTATCCCCTGGCCATCACATGTGTGTACAGCGCCAGATCACTTTTCACAGTGCAATTAGAATCAGAGCACGGCACCAGGGCTTGTTTTACCAGCTGTCTCACCCcccactaaacacacacacacacacacacacacacacacacacacacacacacacacacacacacacacacacacacacacaaacacacacacacacacacacacacacaaacacacacgcacaggcacGACACACCTTCTAAAAGTTAGTGCTCCGCAGATCTGGAAGTTTTCCAAGTACACTACATGTGTAGGCGCTGCTTGACCGCCACAGTGCATTGCCACCAGCGGCACTTAGAGGTTAAATATCACCACTGTGCAGAGGATAATGAGGTTTTATCATCGTTTCATCTCCGCTTAAAGAGCTACAGAACAAAAGGCAGTATTATTCTATGGTGAAGGCAAATAAACAGTTCGTGCTGGGGGCAATTGCTGGACTGTGTAATTGTATAATTGAGAGGTTGGACTTGAGGaccccttgtgtgtgtgtgaagctcgGGTTGAGGCACACTAGTGGAGAAATGCTGAGCCAGCAGTGTTCAGCTCCTTTCTACTGTCTCCTGTTACAGTcggctgtttttttttagctgcaGGGGCACCCAGGGGTGAAATATGGAGAGGCATGCAACAAGAGGACAtgaggtgagagaaagagagagaaaagttaggAGGGAATACAGGGGTGAAGATAATGGAGATTTGCGAGTAGGAAGAGGGAGGCAATGAAATGCAGATGGACGGGGAGAGGACCGCAAAACTGGTATCGAAATATTtgaaaagaagatgaagaggaaatgagaatagaaagaaacattttgaagaGGCGCAAAGTAAGAAAAGACAACGACTTGTAGGGATAAACGCCAAAATCTTATTTGCAATTCTGTTGTGTAAACATCAGAATAAAGGctgaacacacagaaaacttgtttttgtttttctgcattttattttgaaaggggCCCCCAgattctccctctgtctgtgttgaACTGCTGTCACCTCTCAGAAACCTCACAGCTTCACTGTACTGGAAGACTTCATAGACatgctcctctgctcctcaacacactcatgtacacacacacatacacacacacacacacacatacacacacacacactcgcacaaatCCTGTTGCACATACAACGCCATTTGACCATCAGCTCTGTTATTGTATGAAACCATCATATGAAACCTGAGTGACCCTCCGTCATCGCAGAGACTCGGAGATAACATAAATTCAaatccctctcctccctccctcttcatctgtttccttttcttaccctctttctctctctctctctctctgcctccctccctcttatCCCTGTGGCTCCGTTCCCATTCTGTCATTATCCAACACAGAGGCCCAAAAAATTCCCCCGGATCAGCATTCACACTCCGTAGCGatccacagagctgcagtgcaGCTTCAGTTGAGGTGGACAGCGGCTCTGCCCCTCACTCAAATGTTGACCCACAGGTATAAACACGGACCTGTCAACGTTTGAAGTGATGTAAGACAAACAGATGGCATCTTGGGAGAAAGGTCCCCACCTGCCTTTATGTTTAACTTGGTTTCACCGGGCTTCACTCAGGTGGAAGAGATGTTAGTGATTCTGGATGAAGCTGTTACTGACATTTTGCTCAGGACGCCTTCAGTTCATCACTTATATTTGTTGTCTCACTGTCGTGCTTCACAAACTGTGAAGCCCTGGGAGACAATAATTAAATCTAGAAAATAAATTTGCCTTGAATTAACTTAATCTAAGACATTTAATCATGGTGATGTGGATTCTGAAACAGTTTTCAGGCAGCGTCAGTGTGGGGGTAAAATGGTTTAGATGAATAGTAATTATCAGCCTCCAGTGGTGAAGAATTAAGCAAAGCAACCCAAACATCTTTtgttccagcagcagctttgcTCAGCGTCTCTTGCAGGATCCCTTAGTGCTTCGTGATGAATTCCTCCCAGAGGGACTTGGTTCTGTCCAACCATCATCTGATAACATCCAGAAATCCAGAACACCTTCAAAGGGAGCTGCCCAGGGAGATCTGACACAATTGTTCAAAACACTTTGGTTTCTCGAGATGtaaagagcagcagctgaactCAATGGTACCTGAAGCTCCTAAGAGGGAGCCAGTCCACATCCAGGACTCCAGTGAAACCACAACAGCTTGAGATTAACATTCATTCTTAATGTCCTCAAACAGGACGGTCTCCAGCCCTCACGAGCACTAGCTGCATCGTAACCACGAATATTACAGACAGGAGACGCAATGAGGCAAATCCCAGCCCACGCTGAACCTGCTTAATGTAATGCCAAGAATGTAAACAGCACTTGTGCCTAATGCTGTTAGAATGAATGACTCATGACAGCACCTTCAGGCAACATGGTTGTAAAAGTTTGCAGGATGAAGCTACCCTCAGCTACCCTTCATGGCCGAGGCAGATAAAACCCCACATCCCCTCAGGTTCAGCCTTTACTCTTCTTTACTCGTCCTTGGCCTGCCCTCACTCCTGCAGAACACCTTCTGCTTCCTTGGCCATACATCAAACCAGAATCTCACAGTTTTGCATCCTGTCCAGATGGGAATGTCTTTTGGGTTTAAGAGCTGCTCAAAGTTGGTGAGTCCATTCCTTCACCCACCAACTTCCTCTAAATTCTCTGTGGGAGCGGTGGTTCTGGAGCTGCATGTGTCAACAAGCCTGGGAAAAGGCAGAGTTCATCTTTCTCAGCTTCTTTCTGCTGTGGTGAAGCACCAGGTTTATGGATTTCTGCAATAAGAAGCAAACAACTGTTATTGATCAATGAAATAAGAAAGGAAAAGCTTTTGTGCAACTGTTCTCTGGAGATAGATATAGCTCTAGAGCTGATAGGTTGATATTTACCTTATTTggaagcaagattacacaaaacacaactgtaGAGATTTCCacaacacttggtggaaggatggaggaTCAGTCAGGGAAGAGCCCAGTAAAGTTTGGTGAGGATCTGgatctgttttctttaaaaaattgtGACATagggtgttttttgtttcattttcccGGATTCCCAAGAAAATTATTCTTgatcttgatgataaaaaaaatcaggcaaGTTTAGGGAACTgctatctatgagtgtgtggaatgtgTTGCAGCTTGAATGAGATTATGGGGACTGCtgggctttggtggaggtacGTGCTcaactgagtgccattctagttaataATACCACTATTATACctaagataaaacaaaaaacaatatcagACCAAAGTAAAATATCAGGCTAACTGCACCATTTACTCGTCTGGTGCCACTAAGTGAAACAGCTTCCTGTTCATGTTGAGCCGACAATCCTTGTTTATGCTGTTCTCTGATGTGAGCTGGAATGTCGTGCATTAAAAAGTGTTGCTCAATActctatatttgttttttaagctCCTTTTAAAATCATCCCTTTGTCTCCTTGTCTTCTCTTtcatcccctcctctcctcttttctgtcaGGTTTCttagctcctctctctccaactcccacatctttctccttcttttcatTACCTCTCTGCATGCACCATTGATTATGAACAGGAAACCCAAACGTGCAGAGGAAGTACCCCTCTGTAGCCTCTGGAATGCAACCATATGaccaggtttaaaaaaaagaaaaagaaatggtcACAAATGAAGTGTGAAGTGAAATAAACAATGCAGTGTGCGTAGTGCTGAAAGACTCTAGCAAGGGaggtgtttttctttacaggcCCCAGCAGAAGTGCGGTTGGGTGGTGGTTGGGTGGGGGGTGTCCTAGTTGTCAGGCTAACTGTACAAACAGTTTGACAAGCCGGCCGCTATCGAGGTTCAACAGCTGAGACATATGAGAAGCACTCTGGACTTTCCGAGCCTGCTCTTTCTGCGAGCCTGGCGATGATGGAATGGGTTTGTTAACTGGATCGATGGCATTTGTAATTTTTTCATTACTTGAGACATTCCTCACCAAACGCGTCTCCAGGAACATTCCCCAACTAGATGCTGAAGCCAGACATTTTAGTGATATTTGTTGGCTGGAGATCTACCAGAGTTGCGGTGACAGATAAATGTTTTCAGACCCATAACCGTCCATTAATGGTGAAAAACATTGTGCTGAGTCTGCTCAAGAACAGGACGTCCCATGTGCTGTGGTTTGCAGATCATTTGGCAGTTACCGCTGCTCAGTTCAGCGTGTTTCTGTCTGCTTATCACAAACATTGATTGTTTTTTAGGGCAAGGATGTCACTTGTCGAGGAAAATCGAAGGGCAGAATGACGTGAATAGAAACCAGATTGTCTCAGAGCGGGCTTAGATCTCTCTAGTGTTTCTGTTTGAGCATCAAAGCGGAAGAAGAGGGTGATAACCAAGCATTAGGAAATAGATATGAAAATACTGACACACTGACATTGTTTGCAACACAACAGAGGTCATTTCTGAGCAGAGATAGTGTTTCAGGTAAACAAATTCTCATTCCACTTATAGCCCCGACTGTCactcatcatttatcattattgtGCAAGACTGACCTCAGGCAGCTACATATGAGGTTGCTTTAAGCCCCACTACACTTCTTAGCAGGTgtagaaattaatgaaaaatatacCCCACGTCTCCAGCTGTTAATTTATTCTGAGCGGCagttttaaatacataaatacatccACACAACAACCAACACAAGGAGTGAAAAGAAACTGCTCAGAGACAAGAGTTCATTTGCAGCACCGCCAGACATCCTGTTGTtaggcaggtgtgtgtgtgtgtgtttcgggAGTAATGCAGAAAACAGCAGTTGTTTCTGGTGGGACTGTAAGTGGGTGATGCACGATGGAGGAAGGAGACGGAGGTGGTGGTAGCGAGGGAGTTATTTAAGTGTTTGTTATTGGATTAGATTTCAGAGAGGGTAAGCTATGACTTCCAGGGTCCAAcgtgtgaaatgtaaaaacctCTGACACCTGCGTTGGTACGCCAATGCACTCGCTCGCACATTtcgacacacacatgcacaactaATAAAGTCTCTCACAGAAACATGTCGCATTGGAAAATCCCTCTCCGAAGGTGAAAGCGAAGGTGTGCAATTAAAGGAACATACAGTGTCCTACAGAGGAGGAGTCACAGCTGGTGTTATTCTAACATTTCTGATGGGAGAATGTAGGTCAGCGGAGAGGAAGGACACTCTTTGCATTCCCAGAAAACCCCAAAATGGGAACATGATCCCTCAGTGTGCAACCAGAGCCAAACTTGACTGAGAGGGCAATTGAGAGGGAGGTAAAGCGAAACAAAAGCTTGTACCCAGACATCTCACCAGAGACATATGGAAGGTATTACTTAAGGAAAAACagctttaacttttttttttaaataacaccCAAGCTTACGGGAAAACCCATGTGGAGAAGTAAGGAAGTCAGAGAACTTTTTATACAGCGGCAGCAAAATGTCAACACGGTGTAGATCTGCATTGAGAAACCAGTACGTATCGACACAGCAGCTTGTCATAACTTGTAACCTATGATCAGGAGATTTCTCAACGCACTGCACTCACATCTCACTCTCTCATCTTCTGTGCAGGTTTGGGACACAGAGCTGGAGCGCACAGCAGAGGAGTGGGCTGAGACCTGTTTGTGGGAGCACGGCCCTGCAGGATTACTGCCACAGATTGGGCAGAACCTGGGGGCACACTGGGGAAGGTAAAGGATAACTCAGAAGTCACAGTTTCTGCATGTTTACACTTAAATACAATCAAAGGTTGAGGGGAGAAGACATGAATAACTGAACTGAAACAGTGGGAGGAAGATGtggatctttatttacagtcaatggTTGGAACACAAAAGATATATTTTGCTTATACAGTCGGCTCAGaacctacacacacaggcatgtcTCTCATGCTCTGCTGATGTTATACAATAGAAAATATGCACATATGAAAACATCTACCTAAATAGATGCAAATATACCAGTCAGAAACTTTATCATGTATTCATTAAATCCACCTGTTACATTTGCACAAGATATTTAAATGGAGGACAAATCAAGCCGCATTCGCGACATTCATGCTGCACACATTATACATTGTGCACGTCTCTCGTGATCCTGGCAAAGTTACACAACCAAGAGCCAACAAAGCTATAAATGGTTCATGGAATCACAAACTAAATTTGTTCCATTCGTTCACTCAGCCTCCTGTAGTGCACCTGAAAGCAGCACTGCCTCACACAAGAGTCTCTTGTTCCACTTCTAATCGTGTCACTCTGCCGCCGTCGAGATGTCCACTTGATTCTAATAAGATTATCTGGCTGCACCTGGCGCCAAATCAGTGTCGGTGCTTGGTGACTGACCTTTATGCACAGAGCACAAGCGCCTCAACAGTCGTGTTTACGTTGCTTTGTTACCAATGGATACTGAGTGCAGATGGTAACTAGGCGACACATGTTGATGGCGTGACTGAGTGTAATTCATTTGAACTTTTCATACATGTTCTGTAAAGGTTTCATCGTGCCTGTAAGGTCTCATGTCCTTTCAGGCCATATTTTATAGTTTGGAAGTTGGAAGTCCTCCTCAGCTGCTACTTATGCAAATTTATATTCTGAACAATGCTTTTACAAACTTAATAGTTTCTGAAAGAATATGTATGAATTTCCATTTGCCATTTATATGTACAAGGGTTTTTGTTTTGCACTAGCAATTATTCAAATATCAAGCAACACATAAAGGTCACCCTTAAATGTGGGTGTTGTACAAGGACCTGCAGTGAGCAGGGAGCAGCTTTCATGCATAAAACCAAACTCCCTCGCCAACAGAGGAACAAGACAAAAGTAATGATGTGAACTTTGGTGTCTCATCTCTCCAGGTATCGTCCGCCCACTTTCCACGTGCAGGCCTGGTACGACGAAGTGAAAGACTACTCCTTCCCTTACCCTCAGGAGTGTAACCCCCACTGCCCCTTCAGATGCTCTGGCCCAGTTTGCACTCATTACACACAGGTAGCTGCTGTACGTCTGGATTTTATTGTATTGTCTGGAGCTTGTGTTTCACTGTCCGTCTCCTTCATTCTCTTGCAGCTGGTGTGGGCCACCAGCAGTCGGATCGGCTGCGCAGTCAACATGTGCTACAACATGAATGTGTGGGGACAGATTTGGGCCAAAGCCGTCTACCTCGTCTGCAACTACTCACCAAAGTGAGCACATTTGTTGTGATGTACTTCCACAGATACGTGACTGAGATACAGGCTGCACGAGAACAATGATCTTACGTCGAACTTGTGCCATTATGATGTGACAGTTTCTCTCACAGTAAAAATGAGGAGGTTGGAAAGCAGCATATTTATCTGTTTGCTTTTCATATGACTCGAACAGGGGAAACTGGTGGGGCTATTCGCCTTACAAACATGGCACCCCTTGCTCCGCCTGCCCCCCCAGCTATGGAGGTAGCTGCAAGGACAACCTCTGCTACAAAGGTATGTGTGTGGGGGAGAAAtcgagaaagaggaagaagaaaaaaaaaccttattaCCCTTGTTTTTGTGACTTTACTTGAAGATGACAGTTCCTATCCTCCacaagaggaaacagaggaaaacaacttCATCGAGCAGGAGGCCCCTCGCACTCCGCAGAAGCCCCGGTCGCGGGCCTCCAAACCCGAGCCTCCAAGTCTCCCTGCCCCGGCTCCCACCAAGCCCCCCACAGAGGACCTGCAGAAGAATGAAGTGgtcaacacacagcagatgtgtAAGCTGCCATTTAACTGTTTATT is from Paralichthys olivaceus isolate ysfri-2021 chromosome 17, ASM2471397v2, whole genome shotgun sequence and encodes:
- the crispld1a gene encoding cysteine-rich secretory protein LCCL domain-containing 1 isoform X2; this translates as MCRESLHWLRGASLLLLLQAATSMVMLPNSTGWQQILDKYLDEDGDWWEAKQRGKRAITDSDAQLILDLHNKLRGQVYPPSSNMEYMVWDTELERTAEEWAETCLWEHGPAGLLPQIGQNLGAHWGRYRPPTFHVQAWYDEVKDYSFPYPQECNPHCPFRCSGPVCTHYTQLVWATSSRIGCAVNMCYNMNVWGQIWAKAVYLVCNYSPKGNWWGYSPYKHGTPCSACPPSYGGSCKDNLCYKEETEENNFIEQEAPRTPQKPRSRASKPEPPSLPAPAPTKPPTEDLQKNEVVNTQQMCQLVTCDTKLRDQCKGTACNRYECPAGCLDATGKVVGTVYYEMQSSVCRAGLHAGVIDNDGGWMDVTRQGRKDFFIKSNKNGVQSTGKYQSANSFTVFRVSVKAITCETTVAQLCPYQKPAKHCPRLYCPRSCSEENPHISRVIGTRIYSDKSSICRAAVHAGVIRNEAGGYIDVMPVDKRRHYIASHQNGISSESLQNPPGGKAFRVFAVI
- the crispld1a gene encoding cysteine-rich secretory protein LCCL domain-containing 1 isoform X3; its protein translation is MCRESLHWLRGASLLLLLQAATSMVMLPNSTGWQQILDKYLDEDGDWWEAKQRGKRAITDSDAQLILDLHNKLRGQVYPPSSNMEYMVWDTELERTAEEWAETCLWEHGPAGLLPQIGQNLGAHWGRYRPPTFHVQAWYDEVKDYSFPYPQECNPHCPFRCSGPVCTHYTQLVWATSSRIGCAVNMCYNMNVWGQIWAKAVYLVCNYSPKGNWWGYSPYKHGTPCSACPPSYGGSCKDNLCYKGQLVTCDTKLRDQCKGTACNRYECPAGCLDATGKVVGTVYYEMQSSVCRAGLHAGVIDNDGGWMDVTRQGRKDFFIKSNKNGVQSTGKYQSANSFTVFRVSVKAITCETTVAQLCPYQKPAKHCPRLYCPRSCSEENPHISRVIGTRIYSDKSSICRAAVHAGVIRNEAGGYIDVMPVDKRRHYIASHQNGISSESLQNPPGGKAFRVFAVI
- the crispld1a gene encoding cysteine-rich secretory protein LCCL domain-containing 1 isoform X1 produces the protein MCRESLHWLRGASLLLLLQAATSMVMLPNSTGWQQILDKYLDEDGDWWEAKQRGKRAITDSDAQLILDLHNKLRGQVYPPSSNMEYMVWDTELERTAEEWAETCLWEHGPAGLLPQIGQNLGAHWGRYRPPTFHVQAWYDEVKDYSFPYPQECNPHCPFRCSGPVCTHYTQLVWATSSRIGCAVNMCYNMNVWGQIWAKAVYLVCNYSPKGNWWGYSPYKHGTPCSACPPSYGGSCKDNLCYKDDSSYPPQEETEENNFIEQEAPRTPQKPRSRASKPEPPSLPAPAPTKPPTEDLQKNEVVNTQQMCQLVTCDTKLRDQCKGTACNRYECPAGCLDATGKVVGTVYYEMQSSVCRAGLHAGVIDNDGGWMDVTRQGRKDFFIKSNKNGVQSTGKYQSANSFTVFRVSVKAITCETTVAQLCPYQKPAKHCPRLYCPRSCSEENPHISRVIGTRIYSDKSSICRAAVHAGVIRNEAGGYIDVMPVDKRRHYIASHQNGISSESLQNPPGGKAFRVFAVI